From Pseudanabaena sp. PCC 6802, one genomic window encodes:
- a CDS encoding KGK domain-containing protein yields the protein MFKAGDFIEACHRRLDISDETHDWLNGEVVCEILEPGSPQWVKGKLRIRLSLEFCPD from the coding sequence ATGTTTAAAGCGGGTGACTTTATTGAGGCTTGTCACCGTAGGCTAGACATAAGCGATGAAACCCACGACTGGTTAAATGGGGAGGTAGTGTGTGAGATCCTAGAGCCAGGTTCACCGCAGTGGGTAAAGGGTAAGCTAAGAATCAGGCTCAGCCTAGAGTTTTGTCCAGATTAG
- a CDS encoding S1C family serine protease gives MTEANTGEGLLWAMSNNLAETVARAGHAVVAVNGRSRFSASGVHWHSGIIVTTEQAIKREDNVTVTLADSSTVPVAIVGRDPSTDIAVLRFNDGNIPAIAHVAALGDTTSLRVGHIVMGIGRDKEGSLSASMGVVSALGGAWRSWCGGLIDQFIRLDLRLYPSLDGGALVDAAGHVVGINTSGPRGMVLAIPISTVNSVVNQLITKGRIERGYLGLGMQPVLIPNTLRNALGLTETSGVLVINVESDGPADRSGILIGDILVAMCDRAIADTGDVQALLGTEQVGQTVNMRVIRGGNLIDVVVTIGERPRKS, from the coding sequence ATGACAGAAGCAAATACAGGTGAAGGGTTATTGTGGGCTATGTCGAATAACTTAGCGGAAACAGTCGCTAGGGCAGGACATGCAGTTGTAGCAGTTAACGGTCGATCGCGCTTTTCAGCTAGCGGCGTACATTGGCATTCTGGAATTATTGTAACGACAGAGCAGGCAATCAAGCGAGAGGATAATGTCACGGTTACTTTGGCGGATAGCAGTACCGTACCGGTGGCAATTGTGGGACGCGACCCCAGTACAGATATTGCTGTTTTGAGGTTTAACGATGGCAACATTCCAGCGATCGCGCATGTAGCTGCGCTTGGCGACACGACCTCCTTGCGAGTCGGGCATATAGTCATGGGTATTGGCAGAGATAAAGAAGGAAGCCTCAGTGCTAGTATGGGTGTGGTCAGCGCCTTGGGCGGAGCCTGGCGCAGTTGGTGCGGCGGGCTGATCGACCAATTTATCAGGCTCGATTTGAGACTGTATCCTAGCCTGGATGGTGGAGCCTTGGTGGATGCAGCCGGTCACGTAGTTGGCATTAATACATCTGGCCCGCGCGGTATGGTACTGGCAATTCCGATTTCAACCGTAAATTCAGTCGTAAACCAGTTGATTACCAAGGGTAGAATCGAGCGCGGTTATTTGGGCTTGGGCATGCAACCCGTTTTAATTCCCAACACTCTACGCAATGCTTTAGGGCTAACAGAAACAAGTGGTGTATTAGTTATTAACGTCGAATCAGACGGCCCCGCCGATCGCTCTGGTATTCTGATTGGCGATATCCTGGTGGCAATGTGCGATCGCGCGATCGCGGATACAGGTGACGTGCAAGCGTTACTAGGCACCGAACAAGTGGGACAAACCGTCAATATGCGAGTTATACGCGGGGGGAATTTGATAGATGTGGTCGTGACGATTGGCGAGCGCCCTAGAAAAAGCTAA
- a CDS encoding S1C family serine protease codes for MNDSSQNANQNSSRAGFPFADFANTDIANEMASIVDRLQHWTVKIEDGYGGSGSGVIWNDLGLIVSNAHVVRSNRATVTLSNQRVLDAVAIAREPSLDLAALQLSQTEDLPHAIVANSDNLRVGELVLAVGNPLGMVGALNTGIVTSADRAINSSHIHGSGYVSMEQPSWILSDVQLAPGNSGGLLADARGRVIGINTMIVNGLALAIPSNTVEKFLLSLNIREGDRLHLFQRSVARSAHRSTCRSANRYRNNTTSGFVRQIWFAS; via the coding sequence ATGAACGATTCAAGCCAAAACGCGAACCAGAATTCCAGTCGGGCTGGTTTTCCCTTCGCAGATTTCGCCAATACGGATATTGCGAATGAGATGGCAAGCATTGTCGATCGACTACAGCACTGGACTGTAAAGATCGAAGATGGTTACGGTGGTAGCGGGTCTGGAGTAATTTGGAACGATCTCGGCTTAATCGTTTCTAATGCCCATGTGGTGCGCAGTAACAGAGCTACCGTTACACTCTCAAATCAACGGGTATTGGATGCAGTCGCGATTGCTAGAGAGCCAAGCTTAGATTTAGCAGCATTGCAGCTAAGTCAAACAGAAGATCTTCCCCATGCGATCGTTGCGAACTCTGACAACCTGCGGGTGGGAGAGTTAGTGTTGGCAGTGGGAAATCCCCTCGGTATGGTTGGTGCCCTCAATACGGGTATTGTAACAAGTGCAGATCGGGCAATTAATAGTTCCCATATACATGGCTCGGGGTATGTTTCTATGGAACAACCGTCGTGGATATTATCAGATGTACAATTAGCACCAGGTAATTCCGGCGGCCTGCTGGCGGATGCGCGAGGTCGCGTAATTGGGATTAACACTATGATTGTTAACGGACTAGCGCTGGCAATTCCAAGCAATACTGTGGAGAAATTTTTGCTCTCTCTTAACATAAGAGAGGGAGATCGCTTACATCTCTTTCAGCGATCGGTTGCCCGATCGGCGCACAGATCGACATGCAGATCTGCAAATAGATATAGAAATAATACTACGTCTGGATTCGTGAGACAGATATGGTTCGCGTCTTGA